Proteins encoded in a region of the Schistocerca serialis cubense isolate TAMUIC-IGC-003099 chromosome 6, iqSchSeri2.2, whole genome shotgun sequence genome:
- the LOC126485170 gene encoding actin-related protein 2/3 complex subunit 5-B, whose protein sequence is MAKNTSSSAFRKIDVDQYNEDNYREEEQVELQSTPIGPDEAEVGGLMNQGRYVDALKLVLKNAPLGSKSQQVKDNALNLTLRVLLSIKSSQIEEAVAALDRDLIDVLMKYVYRGFEMPSEGSSGHLLLWHEKAYAVGGVGSIMRVLSDTKRA, encoded by the exons ATGGCGAAAAATACATCAAGTTCTGCGTTCCGGAAGATAGATGTTGATCAGTACAACGAGGATAATTATAGAGAGGAAGAGCAAGTTGAGTTACAGTCAACGCCCATCGGTCCGGATGAAGCAGAAGTCGGTGGCCTCATGAATCA AGGACGCTATGTGGATGCATTGAAATTAGTACTAAAGAATGCTCCATTAGGATCTAAAAGTCAGCAAGTTAAG GACAATGCATTAAATTTGACATTGAGGGTATTATTGTCCATCAAGTCATCTCAAATAGAAGAAGCAGTTGCAGCCCTTGACAGAGACCTTATTGATGTCCTTATGAAGTACGTCTACAGAGGCTTCGAGATGCCATCAGAAGGGAGCAGTGGTCACTTACTGCTTTGGCATGAAAAGGCGTACGCTGTTGGAGGTGTTGGAAGCATTATGAGGGTGCTGTCTGACACAAAGAGAGCATAA